The proteins below come from a single Alkalispirillum mobile genomic window:
- the fabA gene encoding bifunctional 3-hydroxydecanoyl-ACP dehydratase/trans-2-decenoyl-ACP isomerase, with protein MTRQESYNYDELLLSGHGRLFGPGNPQLPAPNMLMFHRITHISDQGGAYDKGQISAELDLDPDLWFFRCHFPGDPVMPGCLGLDALWQLVGFYLGWIGGTGKGRALGCGEVKFSGQILPEHEKVTYEIAFKRVINRRLVMGIADGWVSVDGEQIYTAKDLKVGLFQDPGDLSKGRG; from the coding sequence ATGACAAGGCAAGAAAGCTATAATTACGACGAGTTGCTGCTCAGCGGGCACGGACGACTGTTTGGCCCGGGCAACCCGCAACTGCCCGCGCCGAACATGCTGATGTTCCACCGCATCACGCACATTAGTGATCAGGGCGGGGCCTATGACAAGGGCCAGATCAGCGCGGAGCTCGATCTCGATCCGGATCTCTGGTTCTTCCGCTGCCATTTCCCGGGGGATCCGGTCATGCCCGGGTGTCTGGGGCTGGACGCCCTTTGGCAACTCGTGGGCTTCTACCTGGGCTGGATCGGCGGCACAGGGAAGGGGCGCGCCCTCGGCTGCGGGGAGGTGAAGTTCTCCGGCCAGATTCTCCCGGAGCACGAAAAGGTCACCTACGAGATCGCTTTCAAGCGCGTCATTAACCGTCGCCTGGTCATGGGGATTGCCGATGGTTGGGTGTCCGTGGATGGTGAGCAGATCTACACGGCCAAGGACCTGAAGGTGGGGCTGTTTCAGGATCCGGGCGACCTCAGCAAAGGCCGGGGTTAA
- a CDS encoding DUF4168 domain-containing protein, translated as MKLRKIAPTLTVFSSLLLASGMAVGQTGMQDDPQGMDQQQEMEQQQQQQPGGMDEQQQGGMEQQQGGMEQQQQEGMDQQQDQMGQEQQQDPGMQQDPAMGAGAPEHDFDDDSLEQFADAYIDITEIQEDYTQRLEGTEDPDEARNLQQEANDEMVDAIENHGLSVPEYSEIATALDTDPELRDELAGMIQERR; from the coding sequence ATGAAGCTTCGCAAGATTGCCCCGACCCTGACCGTCTTCTCCTCCCTGCTCCTCGCCTCCGGCATGGCCGTCGGCCAGACCGGCATGCAGGATGATCCGCAGGGGATGGACCAGCAGCAGGAAATGGAGCAGCAGCAACAGCAGCAGCCCGGCGGCATGGACGAACAGCAGCAGGGCGGCATGGAGCAGCAGCAAGGCGGCATGGAGCAGCAGCAACAGGAGGGCATGGACCAGCAGCAGGACCAGATGGGTCAGGAGCAACAACAGGACCCGGGCATGCAGCAGGACCCGGCCATGGGTGCTGGTGCTCCCGAGCACGACTTTGACGACGACAGCCTGGAGCAGTTCGCTGACGCCTACATCGATATCACCGAGATCCAAGAGGACTACACTCAGCGGCTGGAGGGTACTGAGGATCCGGACGAGGCGCGGAACCTGCAGCAGGAGGCCAACGACGAGATGGTGGACGCCATCGAAAACCACGGCCTGAGCGTCCCGGAGTACTCCGAGATTGCCACCGCTCTGGACACCGACCCGGAGCTGCGCGATGAACTGGCCGGCATGATCCAGGAGCGCCGCTGA